The Planococcus liqunii genome includes a region encoding these proteins:
- a CDS encoding MFS transporter, whose amino-acid sequence MNQNKPPLWTKNFIIASLINFFLILIFYLLIVTIGKYAVEEFSATTSEAGLVTGIFIIGTLIGRLGIGRVIDKIGRKRTLLIGLSLFTVTTLLYYVQLGLPFLMVNRLLHGMTLGIASTAAGTIVAQIIPMSRKGEGIGYFSMSATMATAIGPFIGLFMTQRTSFEVIFGLCLALGAISLLVSLFVQVPPLEAAPTSAQTKGFSVSNFLEPKAIPIAFITLAVSLCYASVLSFINFYAIEIDLVDTASMFFVVYALAVLASRPFTGRLMDVKGANYVMYPAFAVFALGLFLLSTADNSVTLLLSGALIGLGFGNMQSTTQAVAVKLTPPHRMGLATSTFFIFMDAGLGFGPYILGFIIPITGYSNMYVILAIAALATAFLYYLLHGKKEHAANETASVS is encoded by the coding sequence GTGAATCAAAACAAGCCTCCATTATGGACAAAGAATTTTATCATAGCATCCTTAATCAATTTTTTTCTTATTTTAATCTTTTACCTATTAATTGTTACCATCGGCAAATATGCCGTTGAGGAATTTAGCGCCACTACCAGTGAAGCAGGACTCGTTACCGGGATTTTCATCATCGGTACGTTGATCGGCCGTTTGGGGATTGGACGGGTCATCGACAAAATTGGCCGGAAACGGACGCTGCTTATCGGCCTCTCTTTGTTCACCGTCACTACCCTTCTTTATTACGTGCAGCTCGGCCTTCCTTTCTTGATGGTCAACCGCCTGCTGCACGGCATGACCTTAGGCATCGCCAGCACGGCAGCAGGTACCATCGTGGCCCAGATCATTCCCATGTCCCGAAAGGGGGAAGGCATCGGCTATTTCAGCATGAGTGCCACAATGGCAACGGCGATCGGCCCTTTTATCGGTCTCTTTATGACCCAGCGCACCAGCTTTGAAGTCATTTTCGGCCTTTGCCTCGCTTTAGGAGCCATCAGTTTACTCGTTTCCTTGTTTGTTCAGGTGCCGCCTTTGGAAGCAGCTCCCACATCCGCACAAACAAAAGGTTTCAGCGTTTCGAATTTCCTTGAACCGAAAGCGATTCCGATTGCCTTTATTACACTAGCGGTCAGCTTATGTTATGCGAGTGTGCTGTCGTTCATCAATTTCTACGCAATTGAAATCGACTTGGTCGACACGGCCAGCATGTTCTTCGTGGTCTACGCATTAGCCGTCTTGGCTTCGCGCCCATTCACCGGCCGCTTGATGGACGTGAAAGGCGCCAACTATGTCATGTATCCGGCTTTTGCTGTCTTTGCTCTTGGCCTATTTTTGCTGAGCACGGCAGACAATAGCGTTACGTTACTGTTGTCAGGTGCGTTGATCGGCCTTGGTTTTGGCAATATGCAATCGACTACACAGGCAGTGGCCGTCAAACTGACGCCGCCTCATCGCATGGGGCTTGCCACTTCAACATTCTTTATCTTTATGGACGCCGGCCTCGGATTCGGCCCGTATATTTTAGGTTTTATCATTCCCATTACCGGCTACAGCAATATGTACGTGATTTTAGCCATTGCGGCGCTGGCCACAGCGTTCTTGTACTACTTGCTGCATGGCAAGAAAGAGCACGCAGCAAACGAGACAGCATCGGTATCATAG
- a CDS encoding MFS transporter, with amino-acid sequence MSSSNPRLWTKDFVLTSSVNFFLVLIFYLLMVTIAVYAGDTYGASTSEAGLVTGIFIIGVLAGRLIIGRFLDRIGRKRTMVIGLALFTLTTFFYFLELGLPFLMFNRFLHGMMLGFAATAAGTIVAQIIPASRKGEGIGYFSLSNTLATAIGPFIGLYMNQHSSYEMLFALCLACGAASLAISFLVTVPPVEALPAKDEIKGFKLSHFVEPKAVPITLVIFIAAFCYAGVLSFISFYAVERGLVAAASFFFIVYSIAILFSRPFTGRLMDAKGANYVMYPAFFIFAAGLLLLSTAETTLPFLLSGFLIGLGFGNMQSTSQAVAIKLTPPHRMGLATSTFFIFMDAGLGFGPYLLGFIIAMTGYSTMYAILGGVVAAVSVLYYFLHGKKEHQANRLASA; translated from the coding sequence TTGAGTTCATCAAATCCCCGGCTATGGACTAAGGATTTTGTCCTTACCTCTTCTGTCAACTTCTTTCTGGTTTTGATTTTTTACCTTTTGATGGTGACCATCGCGGTTTATGCCGGCGACACTTATGGAGCTTCCACTAGCGAAGCCGGTCTCGTGACCGGCATTTTCATCATCGGCGTATTGGCCGGCCGCCTGATTATCGGACGATTTCTGGATCGCATTGGACGCAAAAGGACGATGGTAATTGGTCTCGCCCTGTTTACGCTTACAACTTTCTTTTATTTTCTGGAGCTCGGGCTTCCGTTTCTGATGTTCAACCGCTTTTTGCATGGCATGATGCTCGGGTTTGCGGCAACCGCTGCCGGCACAATCGTCGCGCAGATTATCCCGGCATCACGAAAAGGCGAAGGAATCGGTTATTTCAGCCTTAGCAACACGCTGGCGACAGCCATCGGACCGTTTATTGGCCTTTACATGAACCAGCACTCGAGCTATGAAATGCTCTTTGCGCTGTGCCTCGCCTGTGGTGCAGCCAGCCTGGCCATTTCCTTTCTTGTCACCGTGCCGCCCGTTGAAGCTCTGCCGGCCAAAGATGAAATTAAAGGTTTCAAACTGTCTCATTTCGTGGAACCGAAAGCGGTGCCTATTACGTTAGTCATCTTCATCGCCGCTTTCTGCTACGCAGGCGTTTTGTCGTTTATCAGCTTCTATGCCGTCGAACGCGGGCTGGTGGCAGCTGCGAGCTTTTTCTTTATCGTTTACTCCATCGCGATTCTTTTCTCAAGGCCCTTCACCGGCCGGCTTATGGATGCCAAAGGCGCAAATTACGTCATGTATCCGGCATTCTTTATTTTCGCGGCGGGGCTTTTGCTGCTAAGCACCGCAGAAACGACTTTACCATTTTTGCTTTCCGGTTTCTTAATCGGCCTGGGATTTGGCAATATGCAGTCCACCAGCCAAGCCGTCGCCATCAAACTGACGCCGCCGCACCGAATGGGACTGGCAACGTCAACTTTCTTTATTTTCATGGATGCCGGCCTTGGATTTGGTCCGTATCTTCTTGGCTTTATCATAGCCATGACCGGCTACAGCACCATGTATGCCATTTTAGGCGGGGTGGTCGCTGCAGTTTCCGTTCTTTACTATTTTCTGCACGGCAAAAAAGAACACCAGGCCAACCGGCTTGCTTCGGCTTAA
- a CDS encoding cupin domain-containing protein yields MDFKDHGKEPYVVNIEEATTKNENFRTTIWTGENLQVTVMSVEPGDDIGLEKHEGDQFLRIEGGSGFVQMGDSEDNLTFEQDAKDDDAIMIPAGKYHNVTNKGDKPLKVYSIYAPPEHEPGTVHKTKAEADAAEAEEE; encoded by the coding sequence ATGGATTTTAAAGATCACGGAAAAGAACCTTATGTGGTGAACATCGAAGAAGCGACAACGAAAAACGAAAATTTCCGGACGACAATTTGGACCGGTGAAAACTTGCAAGTAACGGTCATGAGCGTCGAACCAGGCGATGACATCGGACTCGAAAAGCATGAAGGCGATCAATTCCTGCGCATCGAAGGCGGCAGCGGGTTCGTCCAGATGGGCGACAGCGAAGACAATTTGACGTTCGAACAGGACGCAAAAGACGACGACGCCATCATGATTCCAGCCGGAAAATACCATAACGTAACCAATAAAGGCGATAAGCCATTGAAAGTCTACTCCATCTACGCGCCGCCTGAACATGAACCCGGCACTGTCCACAAGACAAAAGCCGAAGCGGACGCTGCGGAAGCGGAAGAAGAATAA
- a CDS encoding NAD(P)/FAD-dependent oxidoreductase, translated as MGETDIFDVTIIGGGPAGLYSAFYSGLREMKTKLIEYQPQLGGKIHVYPEKMIWDVGGQMPIQGAKLIEQLVAQGLTFNPEVVLNEKIEAINRNEDGLFELTGSSGERHLSKTIIVAVGGGILNPQKLEIKGAERFEVSNLNYTVKSLGRFKGKTVLISGGGNSAVDWANELEPIAEKVYVTYRKQELAGHEAQVKQLMNSSAECLLNTTITKLIASDGRDAIELVELTNQETDGTSLLPIDEVIINHGYERDATLLEQSGLDIEIADGYYIAGNANSESSVPGLYAAGDILQHPGKLNLIAGTFQDAANAVNKAKQFIQPDAYGMAMVSSHNEVFKERNKELVKQLIN; from the coding sequence ATGGGCGAAACAGATATTTTCGACGTCACCATCATCGGCGGAGGGCCAGCCGGACTATACTCAGCTTTTTACAGTGGATTAAGAGAAATGAAAACCAAACTGATTGAGTACCAGCCGCAGCTTGGCGGGAAAATCCATGTCTACCCGGAAAAAATGATTTGGGACGTCGGCGGCCAGATGCCGATCCAAGGCGCCAAGCTCATTGAACAGCTGGTTGCACAAGGGCTGACGTTCAATCCGGAAGTCGTGTTAAATGAAAAAATTGAAGCGATTAACCGGAACGAAGATGGTCTTTTTGAACTGACCGGTTCTTCAGGCGAGCGCCACTTGTCTAAAACGATCATTGTCGCCGTTGGAGGAGGCATCTTAAACCCTCAAAAGCTTGAGATCAAGGGTGCAGAACGTTTTGAAGTATCGAATCTCAACTACACCGTGAAATCACTTGGCCGCTTTAAAGGAAAGACTGTCCTGATTTCGGGCGGAGGCAATTCCGCTGTCGACTGGGCCAATGAACTGGAACCGATTGCGGAAAAAGTCTATGTGACCTACCGGAAGCAGGAGCTTGCCGGACACGAAGCCCAAGTGAAACAGCTGATGAACAGTTCGGCTGAATGCTTATTGAATACCACGATTACGAAATTAATCGCTTCTGACGGCCGCGATGCCATCGAACTCGTTGAACTGACAAATCAGGAAACGGACGGCACTTCGCTGCTGCCGATTGATGAAGTCATCATCAACCACGGCTATGAACGCGATGCCACCTTGCTGGAGCAAAGCGGACTGGATATTGAAATTGCAGACGGCTATTACATCGCCGGCAACGCCAACAGTGAATCTTCCGTTCCAGGTTTGTACGCAGCAGGCGATATCCTGCAGCATCCAGGAAAACTTAATTTGATCGCCGGGACATTCCAGGATGCGGCAAATGCCGTCAACAAAGCGAAGCAGTTTATCCAGCCGGACGCCTATGGAATGGCCATGGTGTCATCGCATAACGAAGTTTTCAAAGAGCGCAACAAAGAACTGGTCAAGCAATTGATCAATTGA
- a CDS encoding ABC transporter ATP-binding protein, whose product MVRLLTEELNVGYGERLIVKDLSVEIPDKKITTIIGSNGCGKSTLLKAITRIISQQSGSVVLDGGNIAKESTKALAKKMAILPQTPESANGLTVGELVSYGRFPYQKGFGRLSKKDYDMINWALDVTGTQFFKYHPVDALSGGQRQRVWIAMALAQDTEMIFLDEPTTYLDMAHQLEILELLEKLNREQGRTIIMVLHDLNQAARFADHIIAMKDGQVVKAGTCEEVITQPVLKKVFRIDAEIGLDPRTQKPMCITYNLIKGV is encoded by the coding sequence ATGGTTCGTCTTTTAACAGAGGAATTGAATGTCGGCTACGGGGAGCGGCTGATCGTCAAAGATTTGAGCGTTGAAATTCCAGATAAAAAAATCACTACCATTATCGGATCGAACGGCTGCGGCAAGTCGACTCTGCTAAAAGCGATAACCCGCATCATTTCTCAGCAGTCCGGCTCGGTTGTACTCGATGGAGGCAATATTGCGAAAGAAAGCACCAAAGCGCTCGCCAAAAAAATGGCGATTCTGCCCCAGACGCCGGAAAGCGCCAATGGTTTGACCGTCGGAGAGCTCGTCTCTTATGGAAGGTTTCCTTATCAGAAAGGCTTCGGCCGCCTGTCCAAAAAAGATTACGACATGATCAACTGGGCGCTGGATGTTACCGGCACACAGTTTTTCAAATACCATCCGGTGGATGCACTGTCCGGCGGCCAACGCCAGCGTGTCTGGATTGCTATGGCTTTGGCACAGGATACGGAAATGATTTTCCTGGATGAGCCGACCACTTACCTGGACATGGCCCATCAGCTGGAAATCCTGGAATTGCTGGAGAAGCTCAACCGCGAACAAGGGCGTACCATTATCATGGTGCTCCATGACTTGAACCAGGCCGCCCGCTTTGCCGACCATATCATTGCCATGAAAGACGGCCAGGTCGTAAAAGCCGGTACGTGCGAAGAAGTCATTACGCAGCCTGTATTGAAGAAAGTTTTCCGGATTGACGCCGAAATCGGGCTTGATCCGCGCACACAAAAACCGATGTGCATCACTTATAACTTAATCAAAGGAGTTTGA
- a CDS encoding iron-hydroxamate ABC transporter substrate-binding protein codes for MKKYLVPFLLLAILLLAACGNEKSNEAEAESTEGKSETITYESENGPVEVPADPQRVIVLSTYAGDVMALDVPLVGVDAWSKNNPRFDKDLANVEEVTEDNLEKIIELEPDLIVGLSTIKNIDKLKEIAPTVTFTYGKVDYLTQHLEIGKLLNKEKEAQDWITDFQKRAQQAGDDIRAEIGEDATVSVIENFDKQLYVFGDNWGRGTEILYQEMKLKMPEKVKEMALKDGYYALSQEVLPEYMGDYVIFSKDSEQDNSFQETDLYKNTPAVKNGQVFEANAKEFYFNDPLTLEYQLEFFIENFLGK; via the coding sequence ATGAAAAAATACTTGGTACCTTTTCTTTTATTAGCGATCTTGCTGCTTGCAGCTTGCGGCAATGAAAAATCGAACGAAGCAGAAGCTGAAAGCACAGAAGGCAAGTCTGAAACGATTACATACGAATCCGAGAACGGCCCGGTAGAAGTCCCTGCTGATCCGCAGCGCGTCATCGTCCTGTCCACTTATGCAGGGGACGTTATGGCGCTTGATGTACCGTTAGTGGGCGTAGATGCCTGGTCAAAAAACAATCCTCGTTTTGACAAAGATTTAGCGAATGTAGAAGAAGTGACAGAAGACAATTTGGAGAAAATCATCGAATTGGAACCGGATTTGATCGTCGGTCTTTCTACCATCAAAAATATCGACAAATTAAAGGAAATTGCACCGACCGTGACGTTCACTTATGGTAAAGTGGACTATCTGACACAGCACCTGGAAATCGGGAAATTGCTGAACAAAGAAAAAGAAGCTCAAGACTGGATCACTGACTTCCAAAAACGCGCTCAACAAGCCGGCGATGATATCCGTGCGGAAATCGGCGAAGACGCAACCGTATCCGTCATTGAAAACTTCGACAAACAGCTTTACGTCTTCGGCGACAATTGGGGGCGCGGAACCGAAATCCTTTACCAGGAAATGAAATTGAAGATGCCGGAAAAAGTAAAAGAAATGGCATTGAAAGATGGATACTATGCCTTGTCACAAGAAGTGCTGCCTGAGTACATGGGCGACTATGTCATCTTCAGCAAAGACAGCGAACAGGACAATTCATTCCAGGAAACCGATTTGTATAAAAACACTCCAGCAGTGAAGAACGGCCAAGTGTTTGAAGCAAATGCCAAAGAATTTTATTTTAACGATCCTCTCACATTGGAATATCAACTCGAATTCTTTATCGAGAACTTTTTAGGCAAGTAA
- a CDS encoding FecCD family ABC transporter permease: MYGKMPFLTKLLISFALFAAIFITAIVFGAADISLKDVWLALFSSATSDDINVIREIRLPREAAAVLVGAALAVSGAMMQGMTRNPLADPSLLGLTSGANAALAVTLAFIPGANYFWITIACFIGAAIGAGIVFGLGASQRGGFSPFRIVLAGAAVSAFLSALAEGIGLYFKISKDVSMWTAGGLIGTSWGQLQIVIPFIVLGLLIALFLSRQLTILSLSEETAVGLGQRTTYIKGVLFVAITILAGAAVALAGNLAFIGLMIPHIVRAIVGTDYRFIIPMSAVAGAIFMLFADLLGRIINAPFETPVAAIVALFGLPFFLLIVRKGGRAFA, encoded by the coding sequence ATGTACGGCAAAATGCCATTTTTGACGAAATTACTCATAAGCTTTGCTTTATTTGCAGCTATATTCATAACAGCCATCGTGTTCGGTGCAGCTGACATCAGTTTAAAAGATGTCTGGCTGGCCTTGTTTTCAAGTGCAACAAGTGACGACATCAACGTTATCCGGGAAATCCGCCTGCCTCGGGAAGCTGCCGCTGTTTTGGTTGGAGCGGCACTTGCAGTTTCCGGCGCGATGATGCAAGGGATGACACGCAATCCATTGGCTGACCCTTCCCTTCTTGGTTTAACGTCCGGAGCCAACGCAGCACTCGCTGTGACGCTGGCGTTTATTCCAGGAGCCAATTACTTCTGGATTACCATCGCCTGCTTTATCGGTGCGGCAATCGGCGCCGGCATCGTTTTCGGGCTTGGCGCCTCGCAGCGGGGCGGATTCTCGCCTTTTCGCATCGTATTGGCCGGAGCCGCCGTTTCGGCGTTTCTTTCCGCTTTGGCAGAAGGCATCGGTCTGTACTTCAAGATTTCCAAAGATGTCTCGATGTGGACAGCCGGCGGCCTGATCGGCACGTCCTGGGGCCAGCTGCAAATCGTGATCCCGTTCATCGTTCTCGGCCTTTTGATTGCGCTCTTTTTATCACGTCAACTGACCATCCTGAGCTTGAGCGAAGAAACAGCTGTCGGACTTGGCCAGCGGACCACTTACATTAAAGGCGTTCTGTTTGTGGCCATTACGATTCTTGCGGGTGCTGCAGTAGCACTTGCCGGAAACCTGGCCTTTATCGGCTTGATGATTCCGCATATCGTGCGGGCCATTGTCGGCACCGACTACCGCTTCATCATTCCGATGTCAGCAGTTGCCGGCGCTATTTTCATGCTGTTCGCAGACTTGCTTGGACGGATTATCAATGCACCGTTTGAAACGCCGGTCGCAGCCATTGTGGCGTTATTCGGCTTGCCGTTCTTCTTGTTGATTGTCCGGAAAGGAGGGCGTGCATTCGCATGA
- a CDS encoding FecCD family ABC transporter permease gives MIHPTLLKKQRLYFGILLALIAATGILSMGMGYSPLSYDRLLPAIFGNGTFKEDFILFSIRLPRIVITLLAGMALALSGAILQGVTRNDLADPGIIGINSGAGVAIAVFFLFMPIEAGSFVYLLPLVAFAGALVTALLIYACSYNKNAGLQPVRLVLVGIGFSTALSGVMIILISSAEREKVDFIANWLAGNIWGTDWPFIWALLPWLVVLLPFTLYKANRLNILNLSEPVAVGIGVSLEKERIVLLLTAVALAASAVSVTGGIAFIGLMAPHIAKTLVGPRNQLFLPLAVLIGGWLLLLADTVGRNLLEPSGVPAGIMAALIGAPYFMYLLLRK, from the coding sequence ATGATCCATCCAACTTTACTGAAAAAACAACGCCTTTATTTCGGCATTCTTCTTGCTTTGATCGCAGCAACCGGGATCCTCAGCATGGGAATGGGCTATTCTCCCCTTTCCTATGACCGCTTGCTGCCCGCTATTTTTGGCAACGGCACATTTAAAGAAGATTTCATCTTGTTCTCTATCCGGCTGCCGCGCATTGTGATTACTTTGCTCGCCGGAATGGCCCTTGCCTTGTCGGGAGCCATCCTTCAGGGCGTGACGCGCAATGACCTGGCAGACCCGGGGATTATCGGCATCAATTCAGGTGCCGGTGTCGCCATTGCAGTGTTTTTCCTGTTTATGCCGATTGAAGCCGGCTCTTTCGTTTATTTATTGCCGCTTGTCGCTTTTGCAGGTGCTTTGGTGACCGCGCTGCTGATTTACGCTTGTTCCTACAATAAAAATGCCGGCCTTCAGCCGGTCCGGCTTGTATTGGTCGGCATTGGCTTTTCGACGGCGTTGTCCGGCGTTATGATTATCCTGATTTCCTCTGCAGAACGCGAAAAAGTCGATTTTATCGCCAATTGGCTGGCGGGCAATATTTGGGGCACGGACTGGCCGTTCATTTGGGCGCTGCTGCCTTGGCTCGTCGTCCTGCTGCCGTTCACTTTATACAAAGCGAACCGCCTGAACATCCTGAATCTCAGCGAACCGGTGGCTGTGGGCATCGGGGTATCGCTCGAAAAAGAGCGCATCGTCCTGTTGCTGACAGCAGTCGCACTTGCCGCTTCTGCGGTATCCGTGACCGGCGGCATTGCGTTTATCGGTTTGATGGCCCCGCATATCGCGAAGACGCTTGTCGGCCCGCGCAATCAGCTGTTTCTGCCGCTGGCCGTTTTGATCGGCGGTTGGCTGTTGCTGCTCGCTGATACCGTCGGGCGGAATCTGCTTGAACCAAGCGGAGTCCCGGCCGGCATCATGGCCGCTTTGATCGGCGCGCCTTATTTCATGTACTTGTTGCTAAGAAAATAA
- a CDS encoding flavin reductase family protein, giving the protein MLSIDPNQQTERENYKLLVGTVIPRPIAFVTSMSADGLVNAAPFSYFNIVSSDPPLLSISVQSRAGVLKDTARNAIEAREFVIHVVDESNVAEVNKTAASLSPEESEIDLTGLTLIPSEVVKVPSVEQAKVRFECQLEQAVELGGTRLLIGKVVRFHIDESIYENGRINPEALKPVSRLAGTNYAKLGEIFSMKRPD; this is encoded by the coding sequence ATGCTTTCGATTGACCCGAACCAACAGACAGAACGCGAAAACTACAAATTGCTGGTTGGAACCGTCATTCCGCGCCCGATTGCGTTTGTCACCAGCATGTCCGCAGATGGCCTTGTGAATGCGGCCCCGTTCAGCTACTTCAATATTGTGTCATCCGACCCGCCGCTCTTGTCGATTTCTGTCCAAAGCAGAGCAGGAGTGCTGAAAGACACTGCCCGGAACGCCATTGAAGCCAGAGAGTTTGTGATTCACGTAGTGGATGAATCGAATGTCGCTGAAGTCAATAAAACCGCGGCATCGCTTTCGCCGGAAGAAAGCGAAATCGATTTGACCGGACTGACGCTCATCCCAAGCGAAGTGGTGAAAGTGCCGTCAGTCGAACAGGCGAAAGTGCGATTCGAATGCCAACTGGAGCAGGCAGTGGAACTCGGCGGCACCCGGCTTTTGATCGGCAAAGTTGTCCGTTTCCATATTGACGAATCGATTTACGAAAACGGCCGCATCAATCCGGAAGCCTTAAAGCCGGTCAGCCGCCTGGCAGGCACCAATTACGCCAAACTTGGCGAAATTTTTTCCATGAAACGACCGGATTAA
- a CDS encoding potassium channel family protein: MISFILTLRRMLKAMIQLIKDKEFQVLLVITLTILVSGTIFYSTVEEFSVIDALYFSAATLTTVGSANLEPATDFGKVFTIIYMISGIGVMLTMILKLSRQITSKEKN; encoded by the coding sequence ATGATTTCATTTATACTCACTTTGCGGCGCATGCTGAAAGCAATGATTCAATTAATCAAAGACAAGGAATTTCAGGTGCTTTTGGTTATCACGCTGACAATTCTGGTGTCGGGAACGATTTTTTACTCAACCGTTGAAGAGTTTTCCGTTATTGATGCGCTATACTTCAGTGCAGCGACCCTGACAACGGTTGGATCTGCTAATTTGGAACCTGCCACTGACTTCGGTAAAGTCTTCACCATTATTTACATGATTTCCGGAATTGGTGTCATGCTGACGATGATTCTTAAATTATCGCGGCAAATCACTTCCAAAGAGAAAAACTAA
- a CDS encoding EAL domain-containing protein — MQCNNCSVLELEFEIKVMGNTNIEALPQIVEHMKRRGIAVKAKEQGLVVPESGAKEFMDFCHHFMETEQVLFRINRERWKPFADIETVMDMQWIDEVIRKELIRCHYQPIVDAHGKIYAYEMLARFQNEDGSVIYPGEIFPAAKSRGRLYALDRVCRMTAVKYAVALKEAKAFINFIPTSIYSPEFCLRSTTHLANQLGVNPEQLVFEVVETEKVEDLDHLKTILAYYKEKGFEYALDDVGEGYSTIEMLTDLKPNYMKLDMQYVQGVANDAAKQKVALQFLRKALDVGSVPLAEGIEERTDFEWLKQQGYQLFQGYYFGKPSPTPMEVDVALAL; from the coding sequence ATGCAATGCAATAATTGCTCTGTTTTGGAGCTGGAATTTGAAATTAAAGTAATGGGCAATACCAATATAGAAGCTTTGCCGCAAATCGTTGAACATATGAAACGGCGTGGCATTGCCGTTAAAGCCAAAGAGCAGGGGCTTGTTGTTCCGGAATCCGGCGCAAAAGAGTTCATGGATTTCTGCCATCATTTTATGGAGACGGAACAAGTGCTGTTCCGGATCAACCGCGAACGATGGAAGCCATTCGCCGACATTGAAACGGTGATGGACATGCAATGGATTGATGAAGTAATTCGAAAAGAACTCATCCGATGCCATTACCAGCCGATCGTCGATGCCCATGGAAAAATTTATGCGTATGAAATGCTGGCACGTTTTCAAAACGAAGACGGCTCGGTGATTTATCCGGGGGAGATTTTTCCTGCAGCTAAAAGCCGTGGACGCCTGTATGCCCTGGACCGGGTTTGCCGGATGACGGCTGTCAAATATGCTGTGGCCTTAAAAGAAGCGAAAGCGTTTATCAATTTCATCCCGACGTCGATTTATTCACCGGAATTTTGCCTGCGTTCAACAACCCACCTGGCCAATCAACTGGGCGTGAATCCGGAACAGCTTGTCTTTGAAGTGGTAGAAACCGAAAAAGTGGAAGATTTGGATCATTTGAAAACGATTTTGGCTTATTATAAGGAAAAAGGCTTTGAGTACGCGCTTGACGATGTCGGGGAAGGCTATAGCACCATTGAGATGCTGACCGATTTAAAGCCGAATTACATGAAGCTGGATATGCAATATGTGCAAGGGGTCGCAAATGATGCGGCCAAGCAAAAAGTAGCGCTCCAATTTCTTCGGAAAGCGCTCGACGTCGGTTCTGTGCCTTTGGCTGAAGGAATTGAAGAGCGGACGGATTTCGAATGGCTGAAGCAGCAGGGCTATCAGCTTTTCCAAGGGTATTATTTCGGAAAGCCCTCTCCAACACCGATGGAAGTGGATGTGGCTCTTGCGCTGTAA
- a CDS encoding dihydrofolate reductase family protein yields MGKIVVSMYVTLDGIMEMPSWTAPYWNDEIAKFELDLLSASDALLLGRITYEEFSARWPERDNEEGFADRINSMPKYVTTTTLTKAEWNATFIKENAGKEIAELKKANQKLLVYGSGTLVEKLLEHDLVDELHLLTFPLVLGEGKCLFQQGMDSKKFMLTNNWVTETGVVISSYAPET; encoded by the coding sequence ATGGGGAAAATTGTTGTATCGATGTATGTGACGCTGGATGGAATTATGGAGATGCCTTCCTGGACCGCCCCTTATTGGAACGATGAAATTGCTAAATTTGAATTAGACTTGCTGTCTGCCAGCGATGCCTTGCTGCTTGGGCGCATCACTTACGAGGAATTTTCTGCACGCTGGCCGGAACGGGACAACGAAGAAGGGTTTGCCGACCGGATCAATTCCATGCCGAAATACGTCACGACCACGACGTTAACAAAAGCCGAATGGAATGCGACATTTATAAAAGAAAATGCCGGAAAAGAAATTGCGGAGCTGAAGAAAGCCAATCAGAAGTTATTGGTCTATGGAAGCGGAACTTTGGTCGAGAAATTGCTGGAACATGATTTAGTCGATGAATTGCATTTGCTGACATTTCCATTGGTGCTGGGAGAAGGGAAATGCCTTTTCCAGCAAGGAATGGATTCGAAGAAATTCATGCTGACCAACAATTGGGTAACAGAAACCGGAGTCGTCATCTCAAGCTACGCACCGGAAACATAA